Genomic DNA from Streptomyces sp. AM 2-1-1:
TCCTCCCGGCTCGCCCCGTCACCGGGGGCGAAGTGGGTGCGGAGCAGCTCATCGACATGCTCACGCGCGGCGGCCGCACTGATCGGGAGGGCGGCGCCGGTGACGAGAACGCTTGTAAGCTCCACGCTCACGCTGCCTCCCCTGCCTGTCTGCTTGCAACGTCTCGGTCGCACCTGCCCAACGATCCCAGGCTTACACAGTCGGCAGCCCTCCCATGACCAGGGGGTCACCGAGAAGTCGCTCACCCACCGGTCCTCCGCGCACCGCCACCCGGATCCGTCCGGAGCAGGTGGAGGTTGGGCGCCTGCGCCGCGTTCCGGTACTCGGGCAGTTCGACGACCGTGACGCCGGAGTCTTCGAGGAACCCGGTGCCGTCGGCGTCGGTGACGAAGGTGTCGGGCTCGCTCCAGGCGGTGACCACGCGGCGGAGGCCTGAGTCCCGGATGAGTCGGGCGCAGGGGCGGGGGCGGGACGCCCGCTGGGCACAGGGTTCCAGGGAGCTGTAGATCGTGGCGGTGGCGAGCCGGACGTCGTCCCCGGCGATCTTGGCGAGTGCGCCTTCCTCGGCGTGGTCGTGCGGGTCGTTCTCGCGGGAGTGGCCGCGGGCCAGCTCGGTTCCGTCGGCCGCGACGACGACCGCTCCCACGCTGAAAGCGGTCTCCGACGGCGGACAGAGAGCGGCCAACTCGCAGGCGAGAGCCAGCCAGTTCCGGTCGGCCGCGGTCGGCTCGCGGCCGGTGCCGGGGGCGCCGGCCGAGGGGGTGGTGCTCATCGGGGCTCCGTCGACGTGTCCTTGGGTGCGTACCTCAGGAGTACCACGTCACCGATCCGGCGGATCTCCAGGAGACGGAGGCGGGCGCCGGGGCCACCGGGGTAGTCCGCCGGCCCGAGCATGCGTACCGCGTCGGACTGGCCGACCAGGAGCGGGGCGAGGACGATCTGGAGCTCGTCGGCGAGCCCGGCGGCGAGGAGCTGTGTGTGGAGGGTGCCGCCGCCTTCGACCATGAGCCGCCCGACGCCGTACTCGTCGCCGAGGACGTCGAGCGCGGCCGGCCACACGGCGCCGGCGGGGATCCTCCGGACGGCGGCCAGACCGCCGAGGGCGGCACGGGCCTTCGCGGTGGCCTCGTCGCCGGCCGCCAGGACGAGCTTGTCGCCGCCGTGGTGCCAGAACTTCCAGCCGGGGTCGAGATCGCCCGTCCCCGTGACGGTGACCTTCAACGGGTACTCCGGCCGGCCGGCGGCTACCCGGGACGCCCTGCGCTCGGCCGAGTTGACGAGGAGGCGGGGGTCGTCGGAGCGGAGCGTGCCGGCTCCGACGAGGATGGCGTCGACCCCTGCCCGTACGGAGTCGACGCGCTCGAAGTCCTCCTCGTTGGAGAGCAGGAGCCGGTCCTCGCCCGGGCGGGTGTCGAGGTAGCCGTCGAGCGACACGGCCGCGGACAGCAGGACGTAAGGGCGGGACACACTCTCTCCCCGGGGGATGCGCGGGTGGACATCGGGCGGGACCGTCACCGGCCCCTTCGGTGGCCGGTGACGTCGGGACCCATACCTACATCTCTACCCCCGTCCCGCCATCCGGCGCCCCCCGACCCGGTGCGTTCGGTGACCGGCCGACGGGTGGCCTTCGGGAGGCCGAGAGGGCCCCGCAGGACCCCGTGACCATGAGGGAGTGGACGACGGAGGGCCGTCACGGGCGGCGACGCGGCACGAACAGCGCGCGTTGCGCGTCGGGATCACCCCGGACCCGGGGCCGGTGCTCCGAGACGGCGCTTCGGACGCGCCCGCGCACCCGGGCGGGAGAGCGACGGGCCGGCCGGAGTCTCCCGGGCCGAAGGAGCGGACGGTGCATCCGAGGGCGCGTCACGAGCGCCGCGCGCCGTCCGGCACGCCCTCGCGGTGGGTAAAGGGTGCATTGCGCTCCGCTCATGGGCGGCGGCCGCTACGGTGGTGCGCGTGGACGACCTCGACGCCGACGAAGCCGACAAATGGCCCCTCCCACCACCCTGGATGTGGGACTGCGGAGACTGCGTGACCCTGTACCGGCGGATGAGGGAAGCGCCCGAACTCGCTTCCGCCGCGCGGGAGGAGGTGGGCCCCGGCATCGACTGCGACCCCTTCGACCAGGTGATCACCACGCAGATCCGGCTCTCCCGGCACATCGCCGACGAGCACACGGCGCACGTGCCGGCCACGGTGGAGTCGTGCGGGCGCTGCGCCTCGGACGCGGTGTCCACGACGATGCCGCAGGCGCTCGTCCTGGAGCACCGGGCCAGGCACCTGGTGGTGCCGCCCAGCATCGTGGGAGGCATCTGAGCCGGGGGACGCCGAGGGCCGGCCCGGACCCTGGATCGGGCCCGCCCCGCCCCCTCAGCCCTCCGTCTCCGGCACCGCCGGACCGAACCCGATCAGCCCGAGCCGCTGGGTCGCACGGGTCAGCGCCACGTACAGGTCGTTGACCCCCCGGGGAGAGCCGGTCCTGATCCGTTCCGGCGCCACCACCACGACCGAGTCGAACTCCAGTCCCTTCGACTGCCGGGCGTCCAGGATCACCACCGGGGCCGCCAGGTCGGGTTCCGTTCCGTACGAGGCGGCCGGCAGGGCCTCGGCCAGCTCGGGGTGGAGTTCCGGCGGCGCGATCACGGCGACCTTCCCGTCGCCCCGGGCCTCCCGGGCGACGGCCTCGGCCGCCACACGCACCAGCTTCTCCGGCTCCACCGTCAGGGTCCACGGCCGTACACCGGTGGCACGCACCGACCTCGGCGGCTCGAAGGCCGGGTCGCTCTCCCGCCGGACCTCGGCGGCCGCCTCCATGATCTCCTTCGGCGTCCGGTAGTTGACGTCCAGACGGGTGTGCTGCCAGCGGTCGCCGACGTACGGGCCGAGGATCTCCGCCCAGGAGTCGGCCCCCGCCGCCGAACCGGTCTGCGCGGGATCACCGACCAGGGTCATGGAACGGGTGGGGCAGCGGCGCATCAGCAGCCGCCAGGCCATCGCGGAGAGTTCCTGCGCCTCGTCGACGATGATGTGCCCGAAGGCCCAGGTCCGGTCGGCGGCGGCGCGTTCGGCCGCGCTGCGGTGGTCCACCTCCCGCTGGCGTTCGGCGAAGCGTTCGGCGTCGATGATGTCGTGCACGGAGAGGATCTCGGCGTCGTCCTCGTCCTCGAAGTCGGTGGAGCGCGAGCCGGTGGACAGGTCGAGGACCCCCTGGGCGTACGCGATGTGGCGTCGGCGCTCCGCCTCCTCGGCCGCCCGCCGCGCGCTGTCGTCCTCGCCGAGCAGTTCGGCCGCCTCGTCGAGCAGCGGGATGTCCGCCGGGGTCCACTCCGTGCGGTCCGTCAGACCGGTGGGGTCGGTGCCCGCGCGGCGGATGGACTCCGCCTCCCCGGGCGGGAGATGACTGGGCGAGGCGAGGAACGCGGCGAGGAGCCGTTCGGGGGTGAGGCGGGGCCAGAGGCCGTCGATCGCCGCGCGCACCTCCGGGTTGTCGGCCACCTCCTCGCGGAGCTGCTCGACGTCGGAGGGATCGAGCAGGTTGGGGCCGCCGAGCGGGTCTTCCCCGATGCGGTCGGCCAGCTGCCGCGTCAGCGCGTCGACGATGCCGGAGGCGAAGGGGCGCCGGGCGAGGTTGTGCGGCAGCCCCGTGCCGCGGGCCTCCGTCCTGACGCGCAGGACCGTGTCGCGGTCGAGGAGCAGGGTGCCGTGGTCGTGGGCGATCGGGACGCTCCGGGCGGGCAGCGCCTGGCGGTCGGCGACCACCGCGCGCAGCACCTCGGCCATCCGGGCCGCGCCCTTCACGGCAGCGGCCCGCGGGGTGTCCGCCCCGGTGGCCCGTACCCCGGGGAAGAGCTCGTCCGGGGTGGCGAGCAGTACGCCGGTCTCGCCGAGGGAGGGCAGCACGTTGCCGATGTAACCCAGGAAGGCGGGGTTGGGGCCGACGATCAGCACCGCACGGCGGGCCAGTTGCTCGCGGTGGGCGTAGAGGAGGTACGCCGCGCGGTGCAGGGCGACCGCCGTCTTGCCGGTGCCGGGACCCCCTTCGACGACGAGGACCCCCCGGTGCGGGGCGCGGATGATGCGGTCCTGCTCGGCCTGGATGGTCCGCACGATGTCGGTCATGCGGCCGGTGCGGGTGGCGTTCACGGCGGCCAGCAGGACGGCGTCGCCGTTGGGGTCCTCGTAGCCGGTGCGGAGGGCGGGCGCGGTCTCGTCCAGGTCCAGGATCTCGTCGTGCAGGGCGGTGACCTCGCGGTCGCGCGTCGTCAGGTGTCTGCGGCGGCGGAGCCCCATCGGGGTGTGGCCCGTCGCGAGGTAGAACGGACGGGCCACCGGCGCGCGCCAGTCGATGAGCAGGGGCGTACGCGCCTCGTCCTCGTCGCGGATGCCGAGGCGGCCGATGTGGTGGTGCGCGCCGTCGCGGAGGTCGATGCGGCCGAAGCAGAGCCCGTCCTCCACGGCGTTCAGCGCGGCGAGGCGGTCCGACTGCTCGGCGACCGTGACGTCCCGCTCCAGCCGGGCCTGACGGCTGTGCACGGGCTGCCCCAGCGAACCCCGTACGGCCCCCTCGGCACGGTCCCGCAGGGCGTCGAGACGGTCGTGGAGCAGAGTGACGAATTCCTGCTCCCGGGCCATTTCCTCGCGTGACAAACTCACTCCAGAACGGGCAGTGCATGCCCTGTTGATTTCGTTCGTGATGCTTTCCACAAAGGTTTTGCCGGATGCTCTCGTCCAGGGTCGGGAAAGCACACCGGAGGAATCGCGGAATTGTTCAGTTTAAGCGGACGTGCGCCTCGGACGCCACTGCGGACCGGGGCTTCCCCGTGTGCGGAGGCGGGAGTCCGGGCGGACTCCGCACGGCGTCCGCCGGCCTCGGCGTAGCCTTCCGCCATGGACCCTTCCGCCGAGGCACCCACCGGTACGGCCGCCCCCGCCACGGCGGAACCGCACCCCGCCGTGCGACCCGCCGCGGACGGCCCGATGGCCGCCCCCGAGGTCACCTACACGGAGTGCCGCCGGTGCGGCACGCTCATCGCCGGCCTGGACGGGCGGTACGCCTGCGCCGGCTGCGGGTGGGTCAACGACCACTCGGAGGGCCACCGCGCGCTGCCGACCGCCGAGGACGACCCCGACTACCCGGGACCCGCCAGGACCGACGGCACACGGACCGCGGGGCGCGGGCGGCGCGGGGAGACCGCGGTCCGGCGCTGAGGCCCCCGGTCAGCGGGGAGGCGTTGTGTCGAGCAGGGTGGCGAAGCCGTCCAGGAGACGCTGCAGGCCGAACTCGAAGAGCGCGTCGAGATCGAAGTCGTACCCCGTCGACGTGACACGCTCCAACGTCGGGAACGCGCCGGCCGAGAAGGCCGCCCGGAGCT
This window encodes:
- a CDS encoding UvrD-helicase domain-containing protein gives rise to the protein MAREQEFVTLLHDRLDALRDRAEGAVRGSLGQPVHSRQARLERDVTVAEQSDRLAALNAVEDGLCFGRIDLRDGAHHHIGRLGIRDEDEARTPLLIDWRAPVARPFYLATGHTPMGLRRRRHLTTRDREVTALHDEILDLDETAPALRTGYEDPNGDAVLLAAVNATRTGRMTDIVRTIQAEQDRIIRAPHRGVLVVEGGPGTGKTAVALHRAAYLLYAHREQLARRAVLIVGPNPAFLGYIGNVLPSLGETGVLLATPDELFPGVRATGADTPRAAAVKGAARMAEVLRAVVADRQALPARSVPIAHDHGTLLLDRDTVLRVRTEARGTGLPHNLARRPFASGIVDALTRQLADRIGEDPLGGPNLLDPSDVEQLREEVADNPEVRAAIDGLWPRLTPERLLAAFLASPSHLPPGEAESIRRAGTDPTGLTDRTEWTPADIPLLDEAAELLGEDDSARRAAEEAERRRHIAYAQGVLDLSTGSRSTDFEDEDDAEILSVHDIIDAERFAERQREVDHRSAAERAAADRTWAFGHIIVDEAQELSAMAWRLLMRRCPTRSMTLVGDPAQTGSAAGADSWAEILGPYVGDRWQHTRLDVNYRTPKEIMEAAAEVRRESDPAFEPPRSVRATGVRPWTLTVEPEKLVRVAAEAVAREARGDGKVAVIAPPELHPELAEALPAASYGTEPDLAAPVVILDARQSKGLEFDSVVVVAPERIRTGSPRGVNDLYVALTRATQRLGLIGFGPAVPETEG